In Aeromicrobium marinum DSM 15272, one genomic interval encodes:
- a CDS encoding response regulator transcription factor: MSIRLLLADDQALVRGALGALLGLESDLEVVAEVGRGDEVVGAAIEHGVHVCLLDIEMPGLDGIEVAARLTAEVPGCRSLVVTTFGRPGYVRRALEAGASGFVVKDTPARELADAVRRVHAGLRVVDPALAAESLAGGANPLTDREAEVLREALGGATVADIAAHLHLSPGTVRNYLSAAIGKTGSSTRVEAARTARSRGWI, from the coding sequence GTGAGCATCCGTCTTCTCCTGGCCGACGACCAGGCGCTGGTCCGCGGCGCCCTCGGTGCACTGCTGGGCCTGGAGTCCGACCTGGAGGTGGTGGCCGAGGTGGGCCGCGGCGACGAGGTGGTCGGGGCCGCGATCGAGCACGGGGTCCACGTTTGTCTGCTCGACATCGAGATGCCCGGGCTCGACGGCATCGAGGTGGCCGCCCGCCTCACCGCCGAGGTGCCGGGCTGCCGTTCGCTGGTGGTCACCACGTTCGGCCGCCCGGGCTACGTGCGCAGGGCGCTGGAGGCCGGCGCGAGCGGGTTCGTCGTCAAGGACACCCCGGCGCGCGAGCTCGCCGACGCGGTGCGCCGGGTCCACGCGGGGCTGCGGGTCGTCGATCCGGCCCTGGCGGCCGAGTCGCTGGCGGGCGGCGCCAACCCATTGACCGACCGGGAGGCCGAGGTGCTGCGTGAGGCCCTGGGCGGTGCCACCGTGGCCGACATCGCCGCACACCTGCACCTGTCGCCGGGCACCGTGCGCAACTACCTCTCGGCCGCGATCGGCAAGACCGGCAGCAGCACCCGGGTGGAGGCGGCTCGGACCGCCCGCAGCCGGGGGTGGATCTAG
- a CDS encoding YbaY family lipoprotein: MTATLLTVSGTLSIADGSAPSGGGVATVKVVDAEGEVLAASALEVDRLPAPFSLTVDPTLTPDPSALQVWAFLRAGTAGWGTLELVDAGADDVGVVLTRIDD; the protein is encoded by the coding sequence ATGACCGCCACCCTGCTGACCGTGTCCGGAACGCTCTCGATCGCCGACGGCTCCGCGCCCTCCGGCGGCGGTGTCGCGACGGTCAAGGTGGTCGACGCCGAGGGCGAGGTGCTCGCCGCCTCGGCGCTCGAGGTCGACCGGCTGCCGGCCCCGTTCTCCCTCACCGTCGACCCGACGCTGACGCCCGACCCCTCGGCGCTGCAGGTCTGGGCCTTCCTGCGGGCGGGGACCGCCGGCTGGGGCACCCTCGAGCTCGTCGACGCGGGGGCCGACGACGTCGGGGTCGTCCTCACGCGGATCGACGACTGA
- a CDS encoding ABC transporter ATP-binding protein, which produces MPRGTQITHLTDDEVTASGSPVLGRIARLLRPYRGKIVFVAVAVVVSAALSSIVPFLTKAVFDDALFPVDGSAPDLGLLAVLVAAMCIIPVVTALIGIGQNWLTSTVGNSAMADLRGDLFAHLQKMELAFFTSTRTGAIQSRLANDVAGVRTVLTDTATTILQNTVTVAAAFIAMVILSWQLTILTLILMPVFVWIQLQVGRRRQRLARRTQESLSEMTAITEEALSVSGILLSKVFGRGDAEVERYRRANRQQTRLQVEQAMTGRTFFATVQTFFAITPALIYLVAGWMLTGAVPGGDASLTAGTLVAFTTLQARLQMPLLQLMRVTLDVQTSLALFRRIFEYLDLEPAITERPGAVTLDPERLRGRIEFRDVTFRYPEPRRLSGTVLRDRFAEDPGPDEEVQAVTGAPVRESWGLRGISLVVEPGQLAAIVGPSGAGKTTATYLVPRFYDVTSGAVLVDGHDVRDLTADSLAASVGVVTQEPYLFHGSIRDNIAYARPGAGRDEIEQAARDANIHDRIMSFAAGYETITGERGYRLSGGEKQRLAIARVLLKDPRILILDEATSALDTETERLVQEALERATHDRTTIAIAHRLSTILGADVIFGIEDGRLVESGTHDELLAAGGLYSRLYVEQFSRDRAVPDGRRADVAF; this is translated from the coding sequence ATGCCCCGCGGCACCCAGATCACGCACCTGACCGACGACGAGGTCACCGCCTCGGGCTCACCCGTGCTCGGCCGGATCGCCCGTCTGCTGCGGCCGTACCGCGGCAAGATCGTGTTCGTCGCCGTCGCCGTGGTCGTCTCGGCCGCGCTCAGCTCGATCGTCCCGTTCCTGACCAAGGCCGTGTTCGACGACGCGCTCTTCCCGGTCGACGGATCGGCCCCCGACCTGGGACTGCTGGCCGTCCTGGTCGCCGCCATGTGCATCATCCCGGTGGTCACCGCGCTCATCGGCATCGGCCAGAACTGGCTCACGTCGACGGTCGGCAACTCCGCGATGGCCGACCTGCGCGGCGACCTGTTCGCCCACCTGCAGAAGATGGAGCTGGCGTTCTTCACCTCCACCCGCACCGGCGCCATCCAGTCGCGTCTGGCCAACGACGTGGCCGGTGTCCGGACGGTGCTCACCGACACCGCCACCACGATCCTGCAGAACACCGTCACGGTCGCGGCCGCGTTCATCGCGATGGTGATCCTGTCGTGGCAGCTGACCATCCTGACCCTGATCCTCATGCCGGTGTTCGTCTGGATCCAGCTGCAGGTCGGCCGGCGGCGGCAGCGCCTGGCCCGCCGCACCCAGGAGTCGTTGTCGGAGATGACGGCCATCACCGAGGAGGCGCTCAGCGTCTCGGGCATCCTGCTGTCGAAGGTCTTCGGCCGCGGCGACGCGGAGGTCGAGCGCTACCGCCGCGCCAACCGGCAACAGACCCGCCTGCAGGTCGAGCAGGCCATGACCGGTCGCACCTTCTTCGCGACCGTGCAGACGTTCTTCGCCATCACCCCGGCGCTCATCTACCTGGTCGCCGGCTGGATGCTCACCGGTGCTGTGCCCGGTGGCGACGCCTCTCTCACCGCCGGCACCCTGGTGGCGTTCACGACGCTGCAGGCCCGCCTGCAGATGCCCCTGCTGCAGCTGATGCGGGTCACCCTCGACGTGCAGACCTCGCTCGCCCTGTTCCGCAGGATCTTCGAGTACCTCGACCTCGAACCCGCCATCACCGAACGCCCCGGTGCGGTGACCCTCGACCCCGAGCGTCTCCGCGGTCGCATCGAGTTCCGCGACGTCACCTTCCGGTACCCCGAACCGCGCCGCCTCTCCGGCACCGTCCTGCGCGACCGGTTCGCCGAGGACCCCGGTCCCGACGAGGAGGTGCAGGCCGTCACGGGCGCCCCGGTCCGCGAGTCCTGGGGCCTGCGGGGCATCTCCCTGGTCGTCGAACCGGGGCAGCTGGCCGCCATCGTCGGCCCGTCGGGGGCGGGCAAGACCACGGCCACCTACCTGGTCCCCCGGTTCTACGACGTCACCTCCGGCGCCGTGCTCGTCGACGGCCACGACGTGCGCGACCTGACGGCCGACTCCCTCGCGGCCTCGGTGGGCGTGGTCACCCAGGAGCCGTACCTGTTCCACGGCAGCATCCGCGACAACATCGCCTACGCCCGACCCGGGGCCGGTCGCGACGAGATCGAGCAGGCGGCCCGCGACGCGAACATCCACGACCGCATCATGAGCTTCGCGGCGGGCTACGAGACGATCACCGGCGAGCGCGGCTACCGGCTGTCCGGGGGCGAGAAGCAACGCCTCGCCATCGCCCGGGTGCTGCTGAAGGACCCACGGATCCTCATCCTCGACGAGGCCACGTCGGCCCTGGACACCGAGACCGAACGGCTGGTGCAGGAGGCGCTCGAACGCGCCACCCACGACCGCACGACCATCGCGATCGCCCACCGCCTCTCCACGATCCTGGGCGCCGACGTGATCTTCGGCATCGAGGACGGCCGGCTGGTGGAGTCCGGCACCCACGACGAGCTGCTCGCGGCCGGCGGCCTGTACTCCCGGCTGTACGTCGAGCAGTTCAGCCGCGACCGAGCGGTCCCCGACGGCCGCCGGGCCGACGTCGCGTTCTAG
- a CDS encoding sensor histidine kinase has product MTDDRESPRPTVAADPWESHGWIMGAIWLVFLVFPLVESWQADTAAPWRGLSVVAIVAFAGVYVAGFRRLDSFDTAREVHRFGLRTLAVLIGLAVVPALVIGAEALGLLPFLVAFAMFSLDLRAALAFGLAGLLTAVLVPWALGVIAELWFFVLIVALVMVSTGLVRVLDHRGAEHRELARQMTIVSERERVARDVHDVLGHSLTVVTVKAELAGRLVDLDPARAKVELDDIQSLTRTALAEIRATVAGLRVARIDDEVEAAAVALGGAGIEAELPDDPFVVDPRHRIVLAWVLREAVTNVVRHSRASRCAVVLERASITVDDDGIGTGDLPEGTGLRGLRERVAAAGGRFVLATGPDGRGTRLEVTL; this is encoded by the coding sequence GTGACCGACGATCGGGAGTCGCCCCGGCCGACCGTCGCCGCCGACCCGTGGGAGAGTCACGGCTGGATCATGGGGGCGATCTGGCTGGTCTTCCTCGTCTTCCCCCTGGTCGAGTCGTGGCAGGCCGACACCGCGGCGCCGTGGCGGGGCCTCTCGGTCGTCGCCATCGTGGCCTTCGCCGGGGTGTACGTGGCAGGGTTCCGGCGGCTGGACTCCTTCGACACGGCGCGTGAGGTCCACCGCTTCGGGCTCCGCACCCTGGCGGTGCTGATCGGGCTGGCCGTCGTTCCCGCCCTGGTCATCGGGGCCGAGGCCCTGGGTCTGCTGCCGTTCCTCGTCGCGTTCGCGATGTTCAGCCTGGACCTGCGGGCGGCCCTCGCGTTCGGTCTGGCCGGGCTCCTGACCGCGGTCCTGGTCCCCTGGGCGCTCGGGGTGATCGCCGAGCTGTGGTTCTTCGTCCTGATCGTCGCGCTGGTGATGGTCTCGACCGGTCTGGTCCGGGTGCTCGACCACCGGGGTGCCGAGCATCGTGAGCTGGCCCGGCAGATGACGATCGTCTCGGAGCGGGAGAGGGTCGCGCGTGACGTGCACGACGTGCTCGGCCACAGCCTCACCGTGGTGACGGTCAAGGCCGAGCTGGCCGGTCGGCTGGTCGACCTCGACCCGGCGCGTGCCAAGGTCGAGCTCGACGACATCCAGAGCCTGACGCGCACCGCGCTGGCCGAGATCCGCGCGACGGTCGCGGGCCTGCGGGTCGCCCGGATCGACGACGAGGTCGAGGCGGCGGCGGTGGCGCTGGGCGGAGCGGGGATCGAGGCCGAGCTCCCCGACGACCCGTTCGTGGTGGACCCGCGGCACCGCATCGTCCTGGCGTGGGTGCTGCGGGAGGCCGTCACCAACGTGGTGCGTCACAGTCGGGCCTCCCGCTGCGCCGTCGTCCTCGAGCGTGCATCGATCACCGTCGACGACGACGGGATCGGCACCGGGGACCTGCCCGAGGGCACCGGTCTGCGCGGGCTGCGCGAGCGGGTCGCGGCCGCCGGCGGCCGGTTCGTCCTCGCCACCGGACCCGACGGTCGGGGCACCCGGCTGGAGGTGACCCTGTGA
- a CDS encoding ABC transporter ATP-binding protein — MLSSSAPAIELRDVVKSFTSPGAGTVTAVDGLDLTVRPGEVVAFLGPNGAGKTTTLDMVLGLTDPTSGSVSVYGEPPRRAVMGGRVSAVLQTGGLLRDLSVRETVQMIASTFATHAGVDAVMGRADLLGIAGRKVSKCSGGEQQRLRYALALLPDPDLIILDEPTAGMDVSSRAGFWETMHADAAAGRTVVFATHYLEEADAFAQRIVMVAGGRVVADGSTHEIRAQASGRVVTADLDDPDRVLPRLRALPEVIDAEADGTRVTVHAGDSDAVARALLTELGGRNLEISSGSLESAFLQITAPRSAEETR, encoded by the coding sequence ATGCTCTCCTCCTCCGCACCCGCGATCGAGCTGCGCGACGTCGTCAAGTCGTTCACGTCGCCCGGCGCCGGGACCGTCACCGCGGTCGACGGCCTCGACCTGACCGTGCGCCCCGGTGAGGTCGTGGCCTTCCTCGGTCCCAACGGTGCCGGCAAGACCACCACCCTCGACATGGTGCTGGGCCTCACCGATCCCACGTCCGGATCGGTCAGCGTCTACGGCGAGCCGCCCCGCAGAGCGGTCATGGGGGGCCGCGTGTCGGCGGTGCTGCAGACCGGCGGACTGCTGCGCGACCTCTCGGTGCGCGAGACCGTGCAGATGATCGCGTCCACCTTCGCCACCCACGCCGGCGTCGACGCCGTGATGGGCCGCGCCGACCTCCTGGGCATCGCCGGTCGCAAGGTCTCGAAGTGCTCCGGCGGCGAGCAGCAGCGACTGCGGTACGCGCTGGCCCTCCTGCCGGACCCCGACCTGATCATCCTCGACGAGCCCACCGCGGGCATGGACGTCTCGTCGCGAGCGGGGTTCTGGGAGACGATGCACGCCGATGCCGCCGCCGGGCGCACCGTGGTGTTCGCGACCCACTACCTGGAGGAGGCCGACGCCTTCGCCCAGCGCATCGTCATGGTGGCCGGCGGTCGGGTGGTGGCCGACGGCAGCACGCACGAGATCCGGGCCCAGGCCAGCGGGCGGGTCGTCACGGCCGACCTCGACGACCCGGACCGCGTGCTGCCACGGTTGCGAGCCCTGCCCGAGGTCATCGATGCCGAGGCCGACGGCACCCGGGTCACCGTCCACGCGGGCGACTCCGACGCCGTCGCCCGGGCCCTGCTCACCGAGCTCGGCGGCCGCAACCTCGAGATCAGCTCCGGCTCCCTGGAGAGCGCCTTCCTGCAGATCACCGCGCCGCGCTCGGCCGAGGAGACCCGATGA
- a CDS encoding heavy-metal-associated domain-containing protein produces MNTTTYSVTGMTCAHCVQAVTAELAALPGVQHVRVDLVESGTSQVHVDSEAPLDTGAVAAAVDEAGYTVVAS; encoded by the coding sequence ACACCACCACCTACTCCGTCACCGGCATGACCTGCGCCCACTGCGTCCAGGCCGTCACCGCCGAGCTCGCCGCCCTCCCCGGCGTGCAGCACGTCCGCGTCGACCTCGTCGAGTCCGGCACCTCCCAGGTGCACGTCGACAGCGAGGCGCCCCTCGACACCGGTGCCGTCGCCGCCGCCGTCGACGAGGCGGGGTACACCGTGGTGGCGTCGTGA
- a CDS encoding NYN domain-containing protein, which translates to MSDGSSGDGRTTYLLVDGENIDATLGQSILGRRPHPTERPRWDRLLRFAEEHWDQQVKGLFFLAVTAGELPMGFVQALTAIGFRPVPLAGAPEQKVVDVAIQRTLEEIARREADVVLASNDGDFLPQIEALVQGSRRVAMLGFEEFRNAGFSALEARGLELLDLEHDVDAFNVALPRLRIIPIDEFDPVDFL; encoded by the coding sequence ATGAGCGACGGCAGCTCCGGCGACGGCAGGACCACCTACCTGCTCGTCGACGGCGAGAACATCGACGCAACCCTCGGCCAGTCCATCCTCGGACGACGGCCGCACCCGACGGAGCGTCCGCGGTGGGACCGGTTGCTGCGGTTCGCCGAGGAGCACTGGGACCAGCAGGTCAAGGGCCTGTTCTTCCTCGCCGTCACGGCAGGAGAGCTGCCGATGGGGTTCGTGCAGGCGCTGACCGCCATCGGGTTCCGCCCGGTCCCGCTGGCCGGGGCGCCGGAGCAGAAGGTCGTCGACGTCGCCATCCAGCGGACGCTGGAGGAGATCGCCCGGCGCGAGGCCGATGTCGTGCTGGCCAGCAACGACGGCGACTTCCTGCCGCAGATCGAGGCCCTGGTGCAGGGCTCGCGCCGCGTGGCGATGCTGGGCTTCGAGGAGTTCCGCAACGCCGGCTTCAGTGCCCTGGAGGCCCGCGGGCTGGAGCTGCTCGACCTCGAGCACGACGTCGACGCCTTCAACGTGGCGTTGCCCCGCCTGCGGATCATCCCGATCGACGAGTTCGACCCCGTCGACTTCCTCTAG
- a CDS encoding heavy metal translocating P-type ATPase yields the protein MSCTSCAARIEKKLNRLDGVEATVNYATERATVNAPDGLDPQDLVEVVERTGYHARLHDEAAPGGADHDDHGGLHGATSMRRRLLVSAPLALVTVALSMVPAWQFDGWQWVTLAAATPVVLWGAYPFHWSAALNARHGTATMDTLVSVGVSAAYLWSVYALLFGGAGAIGMQMQWQWFADGPATHEIYLEVAAAVTVFILAGHYLEASAKKRSSAALRALMELQPQVDVAPGDTFTVRPGERIATDGVVTDGGSSVDEAMLTGESMPVEKTVGDPVTGATLNLSGRLVVRATAVGADTRLAQMTRLVEEAQEGKAEVQRLADRVSARFVPAVIGLAAATFAGWLLLDGSVTAAFVASIAVLIIACPCALGLATPTALMVGTGRGAQLGILIKGPQVLESTRRIDTVVLDKTGTVTTGRMAVVAVEPVEPSRETELRRFAAAVEAPSEHPVGRAIATLAPPEEVSEFANHAGQGVSGVVDGRTVRAGRPSWVGHPGSAHAGTTVAVEVDGRVLGTVTVADTVKETSVSAVAALRDLGLEPVLLTGDRRSVAEAVAREVGIERVEAEVTPEDKLRTVQRLRSEGRVVAMVGDGVNDAAALAAADLGIAMGTGTDVAIAASDLTLVSGDLATAVVAVRLSRATLRTIRGNLFWAFAYNVAAIPVAMAGLLNPMLAGAAMAASSLFVVTNSLRLRRFH from the coding sequence ATGTCGTGCACCTCGTGCGCGGCCCGCATCGAGAAGAAGCTGAACCGACTCGACGGCGTCGAGGCGACCGTCAACTACGCCACCGAACGGGCGACCGTGAACGCACCGGACGGCCTGGACCCCCAGGATCTCGTCGAGGTGGTCGAACGCACCGGGTACCACGCCCGGCTGCACGACGAGGCGGCTCCCGGCGGGGCCGACCACGACGACCACGGAGGCCTCCACGGCGCGACGTCGATGCGCCGCCGTCTGCTGGTCAGCGCGCCACTGGCGCTGGTCACGGTGGCCCTGTCGATGGTTCCTGCCTGGCAGTTCGACGGCTGGCAGTGGGTGACGCTCGCCGCAGCGACCCCGGTCGTGCTGTGGGGGGCCTACCCGTTCCACTGGTCCGCCGCCCTCAACGCCCGACACGGCACGGCGACCATGGACACCCTGGTCAGCGTCGGGGTCTCGGCGGCGTACCTGTGGTCGGTGTACGCCCTGCTGTTCGGCGGGGCCGGCGCGATCGGCATGCAGATGCAGTGGCAGTGGTTCGCCGACGGTCCCGCGACGCACGAGATCTACCTCGAGGTGGCGGCCGCGGTCACGGTGTTCATCCTGGCGGGGCACTACCTGGAGGCCTCGGCGAAGAAGCGGTCCAGCGCGGCACTGCGGGCGCTGATGGAGCTGCAGCCGCAGGTCGACGTGGCACCGGGCGACACGTTCACGGTGCGGCCGGGCGAGCGCATCGCCACCGACGGCGTGGTCACCGACGGCGGGTCGAGCGTCGACGAGGCGATGCTCACCGGCGAGTCGATGCCGGTCGAGAAGACCGTGGGCGACCCGGTCACCGGTGCGACCCTGAACCTCTCGGGACGGCTGGTGGTGCGGGCGACCGCCGTCGGCGCCGACACCCGCCTGGCGCAGATGACCCGACTGGTCGAGGAGGCCCAGGAGGGCAAGGCCGAGGTGCAGCGCCTCGCCGACCGGGTGTCGGCCCGCTTCGTGCCGGCCGTGATCGGACTGGCCGCAGCCACCTTCGCCGGATGGCTGCTGCTGGACGGCAGCGTCACGGCGGCGTTCGTCGCGTCGATCGCGGTGCTGATCATCGCCTGCCCGTGCGCGCTCGGCCTGGCGACCCCCACCGCCCTGATGGTCGGCACGGGGCGCGGGGCGCAGCTGGGCATCCTCATCAAGGGCCCGCAGGTGCTGGAGTCGACCCGGCGCATCGACACCGTGGTGCTCGACAAGACCGGGACGGTGACCACCGGGCGGATGGCCGTGGTGGCCGTGGAGCCGGTCGAGCCGTCCCGGGAGACCGAGCTGAGGCGCTTCGCGGCGGCCGTCGAGGCGCCGTCGGAGCACCCCGTCGGCCGCGCCATCGCCACGCTCGCCCCGCCCGAGGAGGTGTCGGAGTTCGCCAACCACGCGGGCCAGGGCGTCAGCGGCGTCGTCGACGGGCGGACCGTGCGGGCCGGGCGACCCTCGTGGGTAGGACACCCGGGGTCCGCCCATGCCGGCACGACCGTCGCCGTGGAGGTCGACGGCCGCGTGCTGGGCACCGTCACGGTCGCCGACACCGTCAAGGAGACCTCGGTCTCCGCGGTCGCGGCGCTGCGCGACCTGGGCCTCGAGCCGGTGCTGCTGACGGGTGACCGGCGCTCGGTCGCCGAGGCGGTGGCCCGCGAGGTCGGCATCGAGCGGGTCGAGGCCGAGGTGACCCCGGAGGACAAGCTGCGCACGGTGCAGCGGCTGCGCTCCGAGGGCCGGGTGGTGGCGATGGTGGGTGACGGCGTCAACGACGCGGCCGCGCTGGCGGCTGCCGACCTGGGCATCGCGATGGGTACCGGCACCGACGTCGCCATCGCGGCCTCGGACCTGACCCTGGTGAGTGGCGACCTGGCCACGGCCGTCGTGGCCGTGCGGTTGTCACGGGCCACCCTGCGCACGATCCGGGGCAACCTGTTCTGGGCGTTCGCCTACAACGTCGCCGCGATCCCCGTCGCGATGGCCGGTCTGCTGAACCCGATGCTCGCGGGCGCCGCGATGGCCGCCAGCTCGCTGTTCGTCGTCACCAACTCGTTGCGTCTCCGCCGCTTCCACTGA
- a CDS encoding ABC transporter permease produces the protein MNSTYALLELRRTVRDYASMFFIAVLPAFFYLIFGASQDFGDERFGNGNVTMYIMVSMAAYGAVTATTGIGGMAAVERMQGWGRQLGLTPMGDGAYIVIKALVSVTIAAVPVALIYVLGVLTGAEGSWQAWLVSGLVVVVGATVFALWGLAFGLAFRSEAAVSAASGSIVILAFLGNIFFPLSGTLLTIAKFTPLYGYVGLARYPITEGELADTTGGPLVQEALWVPALNVAVWTVILALVTVWLVRRSRGRQ, from the coding sequence ATGAACAGCACCTACGCCCTGCTCGAGCTGCGCCGCACGGTGCGCGACTACGCCAGCATGTTCTTCATCGCGGTGCTGCCGGCGTTCTTCTACCTGATCTTCGGCGCCTCGCAGGACTTCGGCGACGAGCGCTTCGGCAACGGCAACGTGACCATGTACATCATGGTGTCCATGGCGGCGTACGGAGCAGTGACGGCCACCACCGGGATCGGCGGCATGGCCGCGGTCGAGCGCATGCAGGGGTGGGGCCGCCAGCTCGGCCTGACCCCGATGGGCGACGGCGCCTACATCGTGATCAAGGCACTGGTGTCGGTGACGATCGCGGCCGTCCCCGTCGCGCTCATCTACGTGCTCGGCGTGCTGACCGGCGCCGAGGGGTCGTGGCAGGCCTGGCTGGTCAGCGGGCTCGTGGTGGTCGTCGGGGCGACCGTCTTCGCGCTGTGGGGGCTGGCGTTCGGGCTGGCCTTCCGGTCCGAGGCAGCCGTCAGCGCGGCCAGCGGGTCGATCGTGATCCTGGCGTTCCTCGGCAACATCTTCTTCCCGCTGTCGGGCACGCTGCTGACCATCGCGAAGTTCACCCCGCTGTACGGGTACGTGGGACTCGCGCGGTACCCGATCACCGAGGGCGAGCTCGCCGACACCACCGGGGGGCCGCTCGTGCAGGAGGCGCTGTGGGTCCCGGCGCTCAACGTCGCGGTGTGGACCGTGATCCTGGCGCTCGTGACGGTGTGGCTGGTGCGGCGGAGCAGAGGCCGGCAGTGA
- a CDS encoding SDR family oxidoreductase: MTTIAVTGATGSIGRLTADLLTGAGLRPRLLAPRPQRLDTDLPTARCDYADGSSVRAALAGVDVALFVSGREDADRLSQHRTFVDAARDAGVQHLVYTSFVGASPTSGFTLGHDHAATEASIVESGLTATFLRDNFYAEVFGHFADGSGAIRGPAGRGRVAAVSQRDVAAVAAHVLGDPARHADATYDLTGPEALSLDEIAAHLSAVTGRPHRFVDETLDEARASRAGHGAPDWQVDAWISTYTAIRDGELAAVSGDVERLLGRPALTFRDALVGTDA; this comes from the coding sequence ATGACCACGATCGCCGTGACCGGTGCCACCGGCTCGATCGGCCGACTCACGGCCGACCTGCTCACCGGCGCCGGTCTGCGTCCGCGCCTCCTCGCTCCCCGCCCGCAGCGGCTCGACACCGACCTGCCCACCGCACGCTGCGACTACGCCGACGGCAGCTCGGTCCGGGCCGCCCTGGCCGGCGTCGACGTCGCCCTGTTCGTCTCCGGCCGCGAGGACGCCGACCGGCTGAGCCAGCACCGCACCTTCGTCGACGCCGCCCGCGACGCCGGGGTGCAGCACCTGGTCTACACCTCGTTCGTGGGGGCCAGCCCGACCTCGGGCTTCACCCTCGGCCACGACCACGCGGCCACCGAGGCGTCCATCGTCGAGTCCGGACTCACCGCCACCTTCCTGCGCGACAACTTCTACGCCGAGGTGTTCGGTCACTTCGCCGACGGGTCCGGGGCGATCCGTGGGCCGGCCGGCCGAGGTCGGGTCGCCGCGGTGTCGCAGCGCGACGTGGCAGCCGTCGCGGCCCACGTGCTGGGCGACCCCGCGCGGCACGCCGATGCCACCTACGACCTGACGGGCCCCGAGGCGCTGAGCCTCGACGAGATCGCGGCACACCTCAGCGCCGTGACCGGACGACCGCACCGGTTCGTCGACGAGACGCTCGACGAGGCCCGAGCCAGCCGCGCCGGCCACGGCGCCCCCGACTGGCAGGTCGACGCGTGGATCAGCACGTACACGGCGATCCGCGACGGCGAGCTCGCCGCCGTGTCGGGTGACGTCGAGCGCCTTCTGGGTCGCCCGGCGCTGACCTTCCGTGACGCGCTCGTCGGCACCGACGCCTAG